A stretch of candidate division KSB1 bacterium DNA encodes these proteins:
- a CDS encoding sigma-54 dependent transcriptional regulator: MKPKPTILVIDDEPATLKVMEANLRREGYAVCLAADGQAGLAQLTSQPIDIVIADYMMPNLDGIALLEKIRATGLDVPVIIITAYGSIEHAVKAMQLGAANYLSKPINYDELMVVLQKTLEQSHLKKEVERLRREVSTRYSFSNIVGKSAAMQTIYDLIGDLANTDATVLIQGETGTGKELIAKAIHYNSGRKEKPFVGVSCAALPETLLESELFGHEKGAFTGALKTRIGRFEQAEAGTIFLDEIGDIPLTTQAKLLRVLQERAFERIGGNETVRVDVRLISATNKDLRKAIQQNTFREDLFYRLNVVLITVPPLRDRVEDLPLLAFHFLQMYASRFSKTLDNIEPAAIQLLAQQRWPGNVRELENVIERGVILEKSETLTRETIARCLQPGEQGSFHFFIYENMPFRTAKQDLLDRFEREYVSRLLDKHKGNITNAAREAELDYKNFFEKMKRHGLSKWDFKLS, encoded by the coding sequence ATGAAACCGAAACCCACCATTTTGGTTATCGATGACGAGCCGGCCACGCTGAAAGTGATGGAGGCCAATTTGCGGCGCGAAGGCTACGCCGTGTGTTTGGCTGCCGACGGCCAAGCCGGATTGGCGCAGCTCACCAGCCAGCCCATCGATATCGTCATCGCGGATTACATGATGCCCAATCTCGACGGCATCGCGCTGCTCGAAAAAATTCGCGCGACGGGCCTCGACGTGCCGGTGATCATCATCACGGCGTATGGCTCGATCGAACACGCGGTCAAGGCCATGCAGCTCGGCGCGGCGAATTATCTTTCCAAGCCGATCAACTACGACGAGCTGATGGTGGTGCTGCAAAAAACGCTGGAGCAATCGCATCTCAAAAAAGAGGTCGAGCGCCTGCGCCGCGAAGTGAGCACGCGCTACAGCTTCAGCAACATCGTCGGCAAATCCGCGGCGATGCAGACGATCTACGATTTGATCGGCGATCTCGCCAATACGGATGCGACCGTGCTGATTCAAGGCGAAACCGGCACGGGCAAGGAGCTGATTGCCAAGGCCATTCATTACAACAGCGGCCGCAAAGAGAAACCTTTCGTCGGCGTGAGCTGCGCCGCACTGCCCGAAACGCTGCTGGAAAGTGAATTGTTCGGCCACGAAAAAGGCGCGTTCACCGGCGCCTTGAAAACGCGGATTGGCCGTTTCGAGCAGGCCGAGGCCGGCACGATTTTTCTCGACGAGATCGGCGACATTCCGTTGACGACACAAGCCAAATTGCTGCGCGTCTTGCAGGAGCGCGCGTTCGAGCGCATCGGCGGCAACGAAACCGTGCGCGTCGACGTGCGCCTGATTTCCGCCACCAACAAAGACCTGCGCAAGGCCATTCAGCAAAACACCTTTCGCGAAGATTTGTTTTATCGCCTCAATGTCGTGCTGATTACCGTCCCGCCGCTGCGCGACCGCGTGGAAGACCTGCCGCTGCTGGCTTTTCATTTTTTGCAAATGTATGCGAGCCGCTTTAGCAAAACGCTGGACAATATCGAGCCGGCGGCGATTCAACTCCTGGCGCAACAGCGCTGGCCGGGCAATGTGCGCGAGCTGGAGAACGTGATCGAGCGCGGCGTGATTCTCGAAAAAAGTGAGACGCTCACCAGGGAAACCATCGCGCGCTGCCTGCAGCCGGGCGAGCAGGGCAGCTTTCATTTTTTCATTTACGAAAACATGCCTTTCCGCACCGCCAAGCAGGATTTGCTGGATCGCTTCGAGCGCGAGTATGTTTCCCGCCTGTTGGACAAGCACAAGGGCAACATCACCAACGCGGCGCGCGAGGCGGAGCTCGATTACAAGAATTTTTTTGAGAAGATGAAACGGCATGGCCTCAGCAAGTGGGATTTCAAACTTTCGTAG
- a CDS encoding ATP-binding protein produces MLLKNAGLKRKFLVTTIAGVIAVSIAGSAVTYALLQIDPARAALYLIGVTLFYIAIGVSGILFITRLMVQPVLSLTAKVDEVRRGNLNVEIDARALRDSNDEMNQLIAGFGQMVHDLRHNIEALQQAKVKAEEYSEKLAQSNRRLEAIFDGLPDGVMIVDRNFRIVHVNPVIEKFMGKSLAQVRGEHCFEMCQGMPQRCSFCRADTVFQLGGRASTFCTKPAFAGQEDRMLEIYDFPLYNEKGEIDQVIEYVKDVTQAVKMQENLERAQRLAEIGNMAAIVAHEVRNPLNAIRGAVHYLKGECHDENLCSYLKLIEEQVQRVSKVTANLLDFAKPLVIEFQQGTIAPVIEQALAQVDRLLKKKHIHLQKEIDTGLPRFPLDPAQAERAVVNLLTNAIQALPQGGHLHVRAHRPVLDSGDLAEEIEVVIADDGPGFGNRNPEELFKPFFTTKLRGTGLGLFIVRKIMESHQGKVRLESNHGGGTRAVLTFPTRLKVYETETHHFGYR; encoded by the coding sequence ATGCTGCTCAAGAACGCCGGCCTGAAACGCAAGTTTCTGGTTACCACCATCGCAGGGGTTATTGCCGTGAGCATCGCCGGCAGCGCCGTGACGTATGCGCTGTTGCAAATCGATCCCGCCCGTGCCGCGCTTTATCTCATTGGCGTGACGCTCTTCTACATCGCCATCGGCGTCTCCGGCATTTTGTTCATCACCCGCCTGATGGTCCAGCCGGTGCTCTCACTCACCGCGAAAGTCGATGAAGTGCGCCGCGGCAATCTCAACGTCGAAATCGATGCCAGGGCGCTGCGCGATTCCAACGACGAGATGAATCAGCTCATCGCCGGCTTTGGCCAAATGGTACACGACCTGCGCCATAACATCGAAGCGTTGCAACAAGCCAAAGTAAAAGCCGAGGAATATTCGGAAAAACTCGCGCAAAGCAATCGCCGCCTCGAAGCGATTTTTGACGGCCTGCCGGACGGCGTGATGATCGTCGACCGAAATTTTCGCATTGTGCACGTCAATCCGGTGATCGAAAAATTCATGGGGAAATCTCTCGCGCAGGTGCGCGGCGAGCACTGCTTCGAGATGTGCCAGGGCATGCCGCAGCGCTGCTCCTTTTGCCGCGCTGACACGGTGTTTCAATTGGGCGGTCGCGCCTCGACGTTTTGCACCAAGCCCGCTTTTGCCGGACAGGAAGACCGCATGCTGGAGATTTATGATTTTCCGCTGTACAATGAAAAAGGAGAGATCGATCAGGTGATTGAATACGTCAAGGACGTGACGCAGGCCGTAAAAATGCAGGAGAATTTGGAACGCGCACAACGATTGGCCGAGATCGGCAACATGGCCGCCATTGTCGCGCACGAGGTGCGCAATCCGCTCAACGCCATTCGCGGCGCCGTGCATTATCTCAAGGGTGAATGCCATGATGAAAATTTGTGCTCGTATTTGAAGCTCATCGAAGAACAGGTGCAGCGCGTCTCCAAAGTGACGGCAAACCTGCTCGATTTTGCCAAGCCGCTGGTCATCGAATTTCAACAGGGCACGATCGCACCGGTGATTGAGCAAGCCCTGGCGCAAGTTGACCGACTGTTGAAGAAAAAGCATATTCATTTGCAGAAAGAGATTGACACTGGCTTGCCGAGGTTTCCGCTCGATCCGGCGCAAGCAGAACGCGCTGTCGTGAATCTGTTGACCAATGCGATTCAGGCGCTGCCACAGGGCGGGCACCTGCACGTGCGCGCGCACCGGCCGGTGCTCGACAGTGGCGATCTCGCGGAAGAGATTGAAGTCGTGATCGCGGACGACGGCCCTGGCTTCGGCAATCGCAATCCCGAAGAATTATTCAAGCCGTTTTTCACCACCAAATTGCGCGGCACCGGCCTGGGGCTGTTCATCGTGCGGAAAATCATGGAGAGCCATCAGGGCAAAGTGCGGCTGGAATCCAATCATGGCGGCGGCACGCGCGCGGTGTTGACTTTTCCTACGCGATTGAAAGTGTATGAAACCGAAACCCACCATTTTGGTTATCGATGA